One segment of Acidobacteriota bacterium DNA contains the following:
- a CDS encoding acetyl-CoA carboxylase carboxyltransferase subunit alpha, which yields MPSDLLEFEEPVAVLLKEIEALEMLPKTEQRVTAIERLRQRTDEIRAEIYASLQPWQRVLVARHPNRPYMLDYVERLFTGFHEIHGDRRFADDPAIVTGFASFHGQPVLVAGHQKGRDVKQKVVRNFGYARPEGYRKALRAFRLAEKFARPILVFVDTPAAYPGVESEERGISEAIAVNLREMILLEVPVIIAVTGEGGSGGALGLAIGDRVLMQEYAVYSVIPPEGCAAILWRDATRKIEAAEALKITAPDLLARGVIDEIVPEPGGGAHGNPVSATGALDEALQRALAEVSALPPATRLERRYRKFRHIGRQGVDFVDAAP from the coding sequence TTGCCAAGCGACCTGCTCGAGTTCGAAGAGCCCGTGGCGGTACTGCTGAAGGAAATCGAGGCCCTCGAGATGCTGCCCAAGACCGAGCAGCGTGTCACGGCCATCGAGCGCCTGCGCCAGCGCACCGACGAGATCCGCGCCGAGATCTACGCCAGCCTGCAGCCGTGGCAGCGCGTCCTCGTCGCACGCCACCCCAATCGACCGTACATGCTCGACTACGTCGAGCGGCTCTTCACCGGCTTCCACGAGATCCACGGCGACCGCCGCTTCGCCGACGACCCGGCCATCGTGACGGGGTTCGCCTCGTTCCACGGCCAGCCCGTGCTCGTCGCCGGGCACCAGAAGGGCCGCGACGTCAAGCAGAAGGTGGTGCGCAACTTCGGCTACGCACGCCCCGAGGGATACCGCAAGGCGCTGCGCGCGTTCCGTCTCGCGGAGAAGTTCGCGCGCCCGATCCTCGTCTTCGTGGACACGCCGGCGGCGTACCCGGGCGTCGAGTCGGAGGAGCGCGGCATCTCCGAGGCGATTGCCGTCAACCTGCGCGAGATGATCCTGCTCGAGGTGCCGGTCATCATCGCCGTCACGGGAGAGGGAGGAAGCGGGGGAGCGCTGGGGCTCGCCATCGGCGACCGCGTCCTGATGCAGGAATACGCCGTCTACAGCGTCATCCCGCCAGAGGGCTGCGCCGCCATCCTCTGGCGTGACGCGACCCGGAAGATCGAGGCGGCCGAGGCCCTGAAGATCACCGCGCCCGACCTGCTGGCGCGGGGCGTGATCGACGAAATCGTACCGGAGCCCGGCGGCGGGGCGCACGGCAACCCCGTCTCGGCCACCGGGGCGCTCGACGAAGCCTTGCAGCGCGCGCTGGCCGAGGTGAGCGCGCTGCCGCCCGCCACGCGCCTCGAACGCCGGTATCGGAAGTTCAGGCACATCGGCCGCCAGGGCGTCGACTTCGTCGACGCCGCCCCCTGA